The Halalkalibacter krulwichiae genome has a segment encoding these proteins:
- a CDS encoding sodium/proline symporter, whose product MNVIMVVVFLYFLMMIAIGIVFSRVKMDHSKFLLGGKTLPGWALGLSERATGASAWIMIGYTGFVFSTGLSAIWVSVGSAIGIITAWAFLAKRFIKVRDKYNALTIPGYLAGRFGKHSRLIQSLGGMLIIVFFMFYLGAQIAGAGKTFFTTFQIDLVTGMIICTIIVIAISFGGGFISVVWTDVIQGIMMLATLTIVPILALYQISTNDLSISVALTEAGPGFDSLTGGLTGFALGVLLFNNFAWLFGYLGGEPQLSARFMALKNERDAKIGLTTVVIWSVIVYFGTTIIGLSALTLYGAGSFSDPETILPFMIMELAPPWIAGLLLAGIIAAIVTTADSQLLVVVSSVSEDILHRGLGLNLSDKQLVNISRLTVIVGALVGLVVALTSNALVYVVTSWAWAGVACTLSAAIILAFFWNRYSSIGVISTILSGLIFTIIWISTPLDQIITARITTFFIAGFFGIVFSLLFPDINQDSNHTEKTQPTLNT is encoded by the coding sequence ATGAATGTAATCATGGTCGTTGTATTCCTTTATTTTTTAATGATGATCGCAATCGGAATTGTCTTTAGTAGAGTAAAAATGGACCATTCTAAATTTCTCTTAGGTGGAAAAACATTACCCGGTTGGGCACTTGGACTTTCAGAGAGAGCAACTGGTGCCTCAGCATGGATCATGATCGGTTATACCGGATTTGTTTTTTCAACTGGTTTATCTGCAATTTGGGTATCGGTTGGATCTGCGATTGGAATTATTACTGCGTGGGCCTTCCTTGCTAAACGTTTTATTAAAGTAAGAGATAAATATAATGCCCTAACGATCCCAGGTTATTTAGCAGGGAGATTTGGAAAACATAGTCGTCTCATTCAAAGTCTAGGCGGAATGTTAATCATTGTGTTCTTCATGTTTTATTTAGGTGCACAAATAGCTGGTGCTGGGAAAACCTTCTTTACGACTTTTCAAATTGACCTTGTCACAGGGATGATCATTTGTACTATCATCGTTATCGCCATTTCGTTTGGAGGAGGCTTTATCTCAGTCGTTTGGACCGACGTAATCCAAGGAATTATGATGCTTGCAACATTGACAATTGTTCCCATTCTTGCTTTATATCAAATATCAACAAATGACCTATCAATAAGTGTTGCTCTTACAGAAGCAGGTCCAGGATTCGATTCATTAACAGGCGGACTAACTGGCTTTGCTTTAGGAGTGTTATTATTTAACAACTTTGCGTGGCTCTTTGGGTATTTAGGGGGGGAACCTCAGTTAAGTGCACGTTTCATGGCTTTAAAGAATGAAAGAGATGCCAAAATCGGGTTAACAACAGTTGTCATTTGGTCGGTTATTGTTTACTTCGGTACAACGATCATAGGATTGTCAGCGCTTACATTATACGGTGCGGGTAGCTTCTCTGATCCTGAAACGATTTTACCGTTTATGATTATGGAGCTTGCTCCCCCTTGGATTGCTGGTCTATTGCTTGCAGGTATTATCGCAGCAATTGTAACAACTGCAGATTCGCAATTGCTCGTTGTTGTAAGTTCAGTCAGTGAGGATATTCTCCACAGAGGCTTAGGCTTAAATTTATCTGACAAACAATTGGTGAATATTTCAAGACTAACAGTTATTGTTGGCGCACTTGTCGGACTCGTTGTTGCGCTTACTTCCAATGCGTTAGTGTATGTAGTCACAAGCTGGGCCTGGGCCGGAGTCGCATGTACACTTTCTGCGGCGATTATTCTAGCCTTCTTTTGGAATCGCTATTCAAGCATCGGCGTAATCTCGACGATTTTGTCCGGATTAATTTTTACAATTATTTGGATCTCCACACCACTTGATCAAATCATTACTGCTCGAATTACGACGTTTTTCATTGCTGGATTTTTCGGAATTGTCTTTAGCCTACTTTTCCCTGATATAAACCAAGATTCAAATCATACAGAGAAAACACAACCAACACTCAATACTTAA
- a CDS encoding FxLYD domain-containing protein has protein sequence MFCQNCGEPLNEKARFCSNCGEKVIEQAIEKEPSPIEVENETMVESEVAATAESPLPQQNEKRVKRIQRTFKKGPLLIPVISLLLVCSGVSAAYYHETNKNEEVLHLQQAAEQAALSGEYSKAEEQLEQALHIRPAYSVLEQNLEAVRRASVYTAELAAITDQMRKQEFLDAEASLFSLKEAIGQEVDPLFEGFSELLTAKEVTIAVGKIKQELSELTTVSQLADKLNRLATLSTEEAAAVKEQILTKMVQISSEQAQQQLENKQFSAAIATINQALEYVRDHQTLLSFKEKIEQERNAFEQAEQNRLEQALEAAAQEELQNQTAAVEVISFDYEVDEFGDLYVSGEIKNVATKDISAVTIEYAVYDVEGEHLYDGSTTVYPYYIGRGEPGSFEDTVFYLFEEVDVEIENISWYVE, from the coding sequence GTGTTTTGTCAGAATTGTGGGGAGCCCTTAAATGAAAAGGCTCGTTTTTGCTCAAATTGTGGAGAAAAAGTAATCGAGCAGGCGATCGAGAAAGAGCCATCTCCTATTGAAGTAGAGAATGAAACGATGGTAGAATCAGAGGTTGCCGCAACGGCTGAATCCCCTCTACCACAACAAAATGAAAAGCGTGTGAAACGAATCCAACGCACCTTCAAAAAGGGACCGCTTTTAATCCCTGTGATTAGCCTGTTACTAGTCTGTAGCGGTGTATCAGCAGCGTATTACCATGAAACGAATAAAAATGAAGAAGTGCTTCACTTGCAACAAGCAGCGGAACAAGCTGCGTTAAGTGGTGAATATTCGAAGGCTGAAGAGCAACTAGAGCAAGCTTTACATATTCGTCCTGCTTATTCTGTGTTAGAGCAGAATTTGGAGGCCGTTCGTCGTGCTTCCGTATATACTGCTGAGTTGGCAGCAATTACTGATCAAATGCGTAAACAGGAGTTTCTTGATGCCGAAGCGAGTCTTTTTTCTTTAAAAGAAGCGATTGGCCAAGAAGTTGATCCGTTGTTTGAAGGATTTAGTGAACTGTTGACCGCCAAAGAAGTGACGATCGCTGTTGGCAAAATTAAGCAGGAGTTAAGCGAGCTTACGACCGTAAGTCAATTAGCCGATAAGCTGAACCGACTTGCGACGTTATCAACAGAAGAAGCAGCCGCTGTAAAAGAACAGATTTTAACAAAAATGGTTCAGATTTCAAGTGAACAAGCCCAGCAACAGCTCGAGAATAAGCAGTTTTCTGCTGCGATCGCAACGATCAACCAAGCACTTGAGTATGTAAGAGATCATCAAACATTGCTTTCGTTTAAGGAGAAAATTGAACAGGAGCGAAATGCGTTTGAACAAGCTGAGCAAAACCGGCTTGAGCAGGCACTCGAAGCAGCTGCCCAAGAAGAGCTCCAAAACCAAACCGCTGCTGTTGAAGTCATTTCATTCGATTACGAAGTCGATGAGTTCGGTGATTTGTACGTGAGCGGCGAAATTAAAAATGTCGCGACAAAAGATATTTCAGCCGTGACTATTGAATATGCAGTGTATGACGTTGAGGGTGAACACCTTTATGACGGGTCAACAACCGTCTATCCTTATTACATCGGCCGCGGCGAACCAGGATCATTTGAGGATACAGTGTTTTATCTTTTTGAAGAGGTAGACGTTGAAATTGAAAACATCTCATGGTATGTCGAATAA
- a CDS encoding S1C family serine protease, giving the protein MKKQWIISSLLTVFIWGAGAYAFFSIKDDVPSQLNTESMLLASAPLEGEDPSAERELKEIIDETQKLVVHIELEDDSLGSGFLYNDQGDVVTNAHVVGNATEVQVKTTDNREFSGTVIGLSETIDVALVRVDGLKGTESLNMRKKKRAEVGDEVLAIGSPLGYQNTVTTGIVSGLERAFEVPPYHYEDMYQISAPIAPGNSGGPLIDRKTGEVLGINSAAADQGSIGFSIPMPNVITLIEGWSKEPMTTLPVLDFTSNSVEYEYDTNLDEDYAQFLVSYFYESLDQQDYVTAYSLLGSSWQGNLPYEDFREGYIDTKAVSIEELTVNSSEEITVVAIITAQERTDDGDTFSQYRVTYTIGYENDQMKILSGWGEELE; this is encoded by the coding sequence ATGAAGAAACAGTGGATCATCAGCAGCTTGCTGACCGTCTTCATCTGGGGAGCTGGTGCTTATGCATTTTTCTCCATAAAAGATGATGTACCGAGTCAACTAAATACGGAATCTATGCTTCTAGCAAGTGCCCCACTTGAAGGAGAAGATCCGTCTGCAGAAAGAGAATTAAAAGAGATTATCGATGAAACACAAAAACTCGTTGTTCACATTGAACTTGAGGACGACTCTCTCGGCTCTGGTTTTTTATATAACGACCAAGGCGATGTCGTCACGAATGCCCACGTCGTCGGCAATGCGACAGAGGTTCAAGTGAAAACGACCGACAACCGCGAATTTTCCGGTACTGTTATCGGCCTTAGCGAAACGATTGATGTCGCGCTCGTTCGTGTCGACGGCTTAAAAGGAACAGAGTCTCTCAACATGAGGAAAAAAAAGCGTGCTGAAGTAGGCGATGAAGTGCTGGCGATCGGAAGCCCGCTTGGTTATCAAAATACCGTGACGACCGGGATTGTCAGTGGCTTGGAGCGAGCATTTGAAGTTCCTCCTTATCACTACGAAGACATGTATCAAATTTCCGCACCGATTGCTCCAGGCAATAGCGGCGGTCCGTTGATTGACCGTAAAACCGGAGAGGTGCTTGGCATCAATTCGGCTGCCGCCGATCAAGGGTCGATTGGCTTTAGTATTCCGATGCCTAATGTGATTACACTTATTGAAGGCTGGTCGAAAGAACCGATGACAACTTTGCCAGTTCTCGATTTCACATCAAATTCCGTTGAATATGAGTATGACACCAATTTAGACGAAGACTACGCACAATTTCTCGTAAGCTACTTTTACGAAAGCCTTGATCAGCAAGACTATGTCACAGCCTATTCGTTGCTTGGCAGCTCATGGCAAGGAAATCTACCTTATGAAGATTTTCGAGAAGGCTATATCGATACGAAGGCCGTTTCAATCGAGGAACTTACAGTGAACAGCAGTGAAGAGATTACCGTAGTCGCCATTATTACAGCACAAGAACGTACGGACGATGGCGATACGTTCAGCCAGTACAGAGTCACTTACACGATCGGTTATGAAAATGATCAAATGAAGATCCTCTCCGGTTGGGGCGAGGAGTTAGAATAG
- a CDS encoding WG repeat-containing protein: MNRLQTNLTPLLPAFIHTKEGKRWGYINNQGQFVLPPQFEEADDFQENGMAIARLNGKVGLINDTGQFVIEPQYNSMLPFTENRAIVTDDEGFSVINEQGQVLTKKTYGLINPYQEGRAIFAETRDDQFLYGYLDEDGNEHIPLQFELAYDFSDGKALVKIKENEFALINRDGHIVQSYPYASMMSYSEGLIAFAKTYQDNWGYVDEQGTVMIEPQFTYALPFQNERAIVNAAEGIDNQYGLINRDASYILPPTYQDMTQLGNGRVAVGRAFDPERPFTGSRYGIATTDGSVLTDFLYDQVAEYKNGLSSTTAGQFTFFINESGQREPSLPVIPGIGTITIIDDVIQANVDHSLSYYDRAGNIVYQPNTVFPLDDQYRIHIRKYSPNKDYLVYYPQIEGMTNGEAEKNVNAILRQKSLVLPVPSTQLDYGYYGDFSVAFFQNHLLILKLEGYRYPFGAAHGMPYQVHVSIDLGTGQIYQLKDLFKQDSDYVKELSDIVGQQIKDQMEQGHTYFFPDQYRGITPDQAFYVTDDALVLYFEPYEIAAYVAGFPSFTIPFKEIEGILDFTSSFWRSLHE; this comes from the coding sequence ATGAATAGACTACAAACAAACTTAACACCCCTCCTCCCCGCTTTCATTCATACGAAAGAAGGAAAACGTTGGGGATACATCAACAATCAAGGGCAATTCGTGCTCCCTCCTCAATTTGAGGAAGCAGATGATTTTCAGGAAAACGGGATGGCGATTGCTAGGCTGAACGGGAAAGTCGGGTTAATAAACGACACAGGGCAATTCGTTATCGAACCACAATATAATTCAATGTTGCCCTTTACAGAGAACCGCGCCATTGTGACGGATGATGAAGGTTTTTCCGTTATCAATGAGCAAGGTCAGGTGTTAACAAAAAAAACATACGGACTGATTAACCCTTATCAGGAAGGCAGAGCGATTTTTGCCGAGACGCGCGACGATCAATTTTTGTATGGCTATTTAGATGAGGATGGAAACGAGCATATTCCACTACAGTTTGAACTCGCTTATGATTTTTCAGATGGCAAGGCTCTTGTGAAAATCAAGGAGAACGAGTTTGCTCTCATTAATCGTGATGGACACATCGTTCAAAGCTATCCTTATGCGTCGATGATGAGCTATAGCGAAGGACTTATCGCCTTTGCAAAAACGTACCAGGATAATTGGGGATATGTAGATGAACAAGGAACTGTGATGATCGAACCACAGTTCACTTACGCTTTGCCATTTCAAAACGAGCGCGCAATCGTCAATGCTGCAGAAGGCATCGACAATCAATATGGCTTGATTAATCGCGATGCGAGCTACATTCTTCCACCAACCTATCAGGATATGACGCAACTTGGCAACGGGCGTGTCGCGGTTGGGCGCGCGTTCGATCCGGAGCGCCCCTTTACTGGCTCACGCTACGGAATCGCTACGACCGACGGCTCCGTGTTGACCGATTTTCTTTATGATCAGGTTGCCGAATATAAAAATGGACTCAGCTCGACGACAGCCGGCCAGTTCACTTTTTTCATTAACGAAAGTGGCCAGCGTGAGCCCTCGCTTCCTGTGATCCCAGGCATCGGTACAATCACGATCATTGATGATGTCATTCAAGCCAATGTCGACCACAGTTTGTCCTATTATGATCGTGCTGGCAACATTGTCTATCAACCTAACACCGTCTTCCCACTCGACGACCAATACCGAATTCATATTCGAAAATACAGCCCGAACAAAGATTATCTCGTCTATTATCCACAAATTGAAGGAATGACAAACGGCGAAGCTGAGAAAAACGTCAATGCCATCCTTCGTCAAAAATCACTCGTACTCCCGGTTCCATCGACTCAGTTGGATTACGGCTACTACGGTGATTTCTCGGTAGCCTTTTTCCAAAACCATTTGCTCATCTTAAAATTAGAAGGCTACCGCTATCCATTTGGCGCCGCACACGGCATGCCGTACCAAGTGCACGTCTCCATTGATTTAGGTACCGGGCAAATCTATCAGCTTAAAGACCTTTTCAAACAAGATAGTGACTATGTAAAAGAATTAAGTGATATCGTTGGCCAACAGATAAAAGACCAAATGGAACAAGGGCATACCTACTTTTTCCCAGACCAATACCGCGGCATCACACCCGACCAAGCCTTCTACGTAACCGATGACGCACTTGTCCTTTACTTTGAACCATACGAAATCGCAGCTTATGTTGCCGGTTTCCCTAGCTTTACCATCCCTTTTAAAGAAATCGAGGGAATCCTTGATTTTACTAGTTCATTTTGGCGATCTTTGCATGAATGA